A window of Leptospira fainei serovar Hurstbridge str. BUT 6 contains these coding sequences:
- the hisF gene encoding imidazole glycerol phosphate synthase subunit HisF: protein MLKTRIIPTLLLKNVGIVKGIKFNSWRRVDTILPAIKVYNMREVDELIVVDITATSEARELDYESVAEFSEECFVPLTVGGGIKNLTDIRKVLLSGADKVCINSAAFDYPELITEAAEKFGSQCIVGSIDFGEAAPGDYICYSHSGKVKIDKDPIEWALTLERLGAGELLVTSVDRDGTMTGYDLTMLRRIADAVKIPVIASGGAGNYEHMLEAIKEGHASAVAAASIFHFTEQTPLEAKKFLGANGIPVRKFRVR from the coding sequence ATGTTAAAGACTAGGATAATCCCGACTTTGCTACTGAAGAATGTAGGCATTGTTAAAGGAATAAAGTTTAATAGCTGGCGTCGGGTAGATACTATATTACCTGCTATCAAAGTTTATAATATGCGGGAAGTCGATGAACTCATTGTAGTTGATATAACCGCTACGAGTGAAGCCAGGGAATTAGATTATGAATCTGTTGCCGAGTTTTCCGAAGAGTGCTTCGTCCCGTTAACTGTAGGCGGCGGAATAAAAAATCTCACAGATATTCGTAAGGTCTTATTATCCGGAGCCGATAAAGTTTGCATAAATTCAGCGGCTTTCGATTATCCGGAACTTATAACGGAAGCGGCTGAAAAATTCGGATCACAATGTATAGTCGGTAGCATCGATTTCGGAGAAGCAGCTCCGGGCGATTATATTTGTTACTCGCATTCGGGAAAGGTCAAGATAGATAAAGATCCGATTGAATGGGCTTTAACTTTGGAAAGGCTTGGTGCTGGAGAGTTGCTTGTAACTTCCGTAGATCGGGATGGTACGATGACTGGTTATGATTTAACAATGCTTCGGAGAATCGCTGATGCGGTAAAAATCCCGGTGATTGCCTCCGGAGGCGCCGGAAACTACGAACATATGCTCGAGGCAATTAAGGAAGGACATGCATCAGCAGTGGCAGCAGCTAGTATCTTTCACTTCACGGAGCAAACACCCTTGGAAGCGAAGAAATTCTTAGGGGCAAACGGGATTCCGGTTCGTAAGTTTCGGGTCCGTTAA
- a CDS encoding MarR family EPS-associated transcriptional regulator, whose product MTDELRHKILKLIEDRPDFNQRDLANALGISLGKTNYCLKALLEKGWIKAKNFKNSKNKLAYAYILTPAGLEEKIKLTLTYYSIKKREYEELREELEKLGIGEEGLTENDARISDGQ is encoded by the coding sequence ATGACCGACGAACTCAGGCATAAAATTTTAAAACTGATCGAAGATCGTCCGGACTTTAATCAAAGAGATCTGGCTAATGCGCTCGGGATTAGCTTAGGTAAGACCAATTATTGTCTTAAAGCGCTTCTTGAGAAAGGTTGGATTAAAGCTAAAAACTTTAAAAACAGTAAGAATAAGTTGGCCTATGCTTACATTCTTACCCCCGCGGGTCTTGAAGAAAAAATCAAGTTAACTCTTACTTACTATTCCATTAAAAAAAGGGAATATGAAGAGCTTAGGGAAGAGTTGGAAAAATTGGGAATCGGGGAAGAAGGTCTAACCGAAAATGATGCGCGGATATCAGATGGGCAGTAA
- a CDS encoding Hsp20/alpha crystallin family protein, whose amino-acid sequence MRHQVDLFHEMRRMQNRIHNLFDPVWEGGRAFPALNVYSNGDRITVTAEVPGLRPEDLEITVAHNLLTIHGEIKDPAQETGTKPRKLERSRGKFKRTLELPVAVDSEKVQATVKDGVLTLTLPVQESEKPRKIKIETQA is encoded by the coding sequence ATGAGACATCAAGTCGACCTTTTCCATGAAATGCGCAGAATGCAAAACCGAATTCATAACCTATTTGATCCCGTCTGGGAAGGTGGTCGTGCATTTCCCGCATTAAACGTTTATTCAAACGGCGATCGGATCACCGTCACCGCGGAAGTACCGGGCTTACGTCCTGAAGATTTGGAAATTACCGTCGCTCATAATTTGCTTACCATACATGGTGAGATCAAAGATCCGGCCCAAGAAACAGGAACGAAACCTCGTAAATTGGAACGATCTCGCGGAAAATTCAAACGGACTCTCGAATTGCCGGTCGCCGTCGATTCGGAGAAGGTACAGGCAACTGTCAAGGATGGAGTTCTTACGTTGACACTTCCCGTCCAAGAGAGTGAAAAGCCGAGAAAAATCAAAATCGAAACCCAGGCCTAA
- the hisH gene encoding imidazole glycerol phosphate synthase subunit HisH, which produces MNVIIIDYGMGNLSSVLRAFQECGASAEISDNPLDLKRATHIVLPGVGAFPDGINNLRERKFDQAIEHVVADGIPLLGICLGMQLLADTGYEVRKSDGLGLISGEVKKLDEGAGVRIPHVGWNEVKYKKDDSLFVDIPDNSDFYFVHSYHFEPASENAIVGITPYGQGFVSVVRKDNVMGVQFHPEKSSQLGFKVIRNFLDIN; this is translated from the coding sequence ATGAACGTCATAATAATCGATTATGGAATGGGAAATCTCTCGTCTGTATTGAGGGCTTTTCAGGAATGCGGGGCATCTGCGGAAATTTCGGATAACCCTTTAGATTTGAAAAGAGCAACCCATATCGTTTTGCCAGGAGTTGGGGCTTTTCCTGACGGAATTAATAATCTGAGAGAGAGGAAATTCGATCAAGCGATCGAACATGTCGTTGCCGACGGTATTCCTCTATTAGGAATTTGCTTAGGAATGCAGCTTTTAGCCGATACCGGTTATGAAGTACGGAAAAGTGATGGTTTGGGCTTGATCTCCGGCGAGGTTAAAAAACTCGATGAGGGGGCAGGCGTTCGCATTCCGCACGTCGGCTGGAACGAAGTTAAGTATAAAAAAGATGATTCTCTTTTTGTAGATATTCCCGATAATTCTGATTTTTATTTTGTTCATAGTTATCATTTCGAGCCCGCGTCTGAAAATGCAATTGTTGGAATTACTCCTTATGGTCAAGGTTTTGTTTCGGTTGTTCGGAAGGATAACGTAATGGGGGTTCAGTTTCACCCGGAAAAAAGTAGTCAGTTGGGATTTAAGGTTATTCGTAACTTCCTAGATATTAATTAA
- a CDS encoding Hsp20/alpha crystallin family protein — protein sequence MSVEEVTKTQETTTDNSKSDVAKNEKNRKPIYTPATDVYSDDEKYLLVLDLPGVKESDLEISLEKDELKIIGRTSHIETEGDLRYSEYRTGDYRRSFAISEPLDEEKISAVLSNGILKVTLPRRKPSTKKIEVRTN from the coding sequence ATGAGCGTTGAAGAAGTTACAAAAACTCAAGAAACAACAACCGATAATAGCAAATCGGATGTCGCTAAGAACGAAAAGAATCGTAAGCCGATTTATACGCCGGCGACCGACGTTTACTCCGACGATGAAAAATATCTCCTTGTCCTCGATCTTCCCGGCGTCAAGGAAAGCGATCTTGAGATCAGTTTAGAAAAAGATGAACTCAAGATAATCGGTAGAACTTCCCACATAGAGACCGAAGGCGATCTTCGATATTCCGAATATAGAACGGGAGATTACCGTAGAAGCTTCGCGATTTCAGAACCGTTAGATGAGGAGAAGATATCCGCGGTCCTTTCAAACGGAATTTTGAAAGTCACTCTTCCGCGGCGTAAGCCCTCGACTAAAAAAATCGAAGTTAGAACAAACTAG
- a CDS encoding GNAT family N-acetyltransferase, translating to MEEFVLIKAKIDFIKEVYDLSNSREVRENSLNPSEIPWDVHVEWYNSKIKAAPENLFLIITDVNGEFLGQVRFQAANSEEAVISISLSKTARGRSLASKILEAACKLYAAENLEKRTILAQISKDNIPSIKSFSRAAFIYDSDFELDKKQYILMKKVI from the coding sequence TTGGAGGAGTTTGTTTTAATAAAAGCGAAGATCGACTTTATTAAGGAAGTTTATGACCTTTCTAATAGTCGAGAAGTCCGAGAGAATAGTCTGAACCCTTCTGAGATCCCTTGGGATGTTCACGTGGAGTGGTATAATTCCAAAATCAAGGCCGCTCCTGAAAATTTATTTCTAATAATCACCGATGTCAATGGCGAGTTTCTCGGTCAAGTTCGATTTCAAGCGGCAAATTCGGAAGAGGCCGTAATCAGTATTAGTTTGTCTAAGACGGCGCGAGGGAGATCTTTAGCTTCAAAAATTTTAGAAGCTGCATGTAAATTGTATGCGGCTGAAAATTTGGAAAAAAGGACAATCCTTGCTCAGATTAGTAAAGATAATATTCCTTCAATAAAGTCTTTTTCTAGAGCGGCATTCATTTATGACTCTGATTTTGAGCTTGATAAAAAGCAATATATACTTATGAAAAAAGTAATATAA
- a CDS encoding DMT family protein produces MKTLILLSFSNLFMTFAWYGHLKFFNELPLWKTILISWGIALFEYSLMVPANRIGFSEEGFSGFQLKILQEIITITIFIGFASFILKEKMKWNHAVSFLLILLAVAFAFYDKK; encoded by the coding sequence ATGAAGACATTAATTCTTCTCTCCTTCTCCAACCTTTTCATGACGTTTGCGTGGTACGGCCATCTGAAATTCTTCAACGAATTACCGCTCTGGAAAACGATCTTGATATCATGGGGGATCGCGCTATTCGAATATTCCCTTATGGTTCCCGCCAATAGAATCGGTTTCTCGGAAGAAGGCTTTAGCGGTTTCCAGTTGAAGATACTTCAAGAAATCATCACGATCACGATCTTTATCGGATTCGCGAGTTTTATTCTAAAAGAAAAGATGAAATGGAATCATGCCGTTAGCTTCCTTCTTATCCTTTTAGCAGTGGCATTCGCATTCTATGATAAAAAATAA
- the pseB gene encoding UDP-N-acetylglucosamine 4,6-dehydratase (inverting) codes for MLNNLSILVTGGTGSFGKKFIQTVLSKYPNLKRLVVFSRDELKQFEMQQEIPESKYPQMRYFIGDIRDKDRLMRAMEGINVVVHAAALKQVPAAEYNPFEAIKTNILGSQNVIDAAMDSGVKQVVALSTDKAAAPINLYGATKLCSDKLFVAANNYKGKHDIRFSVVRYGNVMGSRGSVIPFFLKKRSEGVLPITDERMTRFNITLEEGVDLVLYALESMWGGEIFVPKIPSYNIKVVAEAIGPNCEQKVVGIRPGEKLHEEMITETDGMSTIEFKDYFVILPSVELWSINEFKKKFNGEYCTKDFRYSSGLNEDWLTVEQIRKLIVEHVDPAFHV; via the coding sequence ATGTTGAATAACTTATCTATTTTAGTAACTGGAGGGACTGGTTCGTTCGGGAAAAAATTTATACAGACTGTCCTGTCTAAATATCCGAATTTGAAAAGGCTTGTTGTGTTCTCTCGTGACGAGTTGAAGCAGTTCGAAATGCAACAGGAAATTCCTGAGTCCAAATATCCTCAGATGAGATATTTTATCGGCGATATTCGGGATAAGGATAGGTTGATGCGTGCGATGGAAGGTATAAATGTTGTAGTGCATGCTGCGGCTCTTAAACAAGTTCCGGCCGCCGAATATAATCCTTTTGAGGCAATAAAAACCAATATTTTGGGTTCTCAAAACGTCATCGATGCCGCAATGGATTCCGGAGTTAAGCAAGTCGTAGCATTAAGTACCGATAAGGCTGCGGCACCGATCAATCTTTATGGCGCCACTAAGCTTTGTTCGGATAAGTTGTTTGTAGCTGCAAATAACTATAAAGGAAAACATGATATTCGATTTTCCGTCGTTCGTTACGGAAACGTGATGGGTAGTAGGGGAAGTGTGATTCCGTTCTTTTTGAAAAAAAGATCGGAAGGCGTACTGCCCATAACCGATGAAAGAATGACCCGCTTTAATATTACTCTTGAGGAAGGAGTCGATTTGGTTCTATATGCTCTGGAAAGTATGTGGGGTGGCGAAATTTTTGTACCCAAGATTCCGAGTTACAATATCAAAGTCGTAGCAGAAGCGATCGGGCCGAATTGTGAACAAAAAGTAGTGGGCATACGGCCCGGAGAAAAACTTCACGAAGAAATGATAACGGAAACTGACGGAATGAGTACAATCGAATTTAAAGATTATTTCGTTATTCTCCCTTCCGTGGAGCTTTGGAGTATCAATGAATTTAAAAAGAAATTTAACGGAGAATATTGTACGAAGGATTTTCGCTACAGTAGCGGTTTGAATGAAGATTGGCTTACCGTCGAGCAGATCCGAAAGTTGATTGTCGAGCATGTAGATCCGGCATTTCACGTATGA
- a CDS encoding SCO family protein, whose product MNLKKIIIGFIVLFTGVMVGLAPRFFKRKPAFASDSPIAEWKTISLKNTEGKETVLSGLKGDIFVVYFGFSHCPDMCPLAIEEIGAALKGLRGFSDRVTPVFISVDPERDSPEILKKYVSTFPGNSLVALTGSKKDIDSLQSGFGVVSRKVILPSKAEGYGVDHTLLIYLIDKNGNILAAFPTGTNPEDLTKAITVWMDKV is encoded by the coding sequence ATGAATTTAAAAAAAATCATCATCGGTTTTATCGTTCTTTTTACCGGGGTTATGGTCGGATTGGCTCCCCGATTTTTTAAGAGAAAACCGGCTTTTGCCTCGGATTCCCCGATTGCCGAGTGGAAAACGATCTCTCTCAAGAATACGGAAGGGAAAGAAACCGTACTTTCCGGATTAAAAGGGGATATATTCGTCGTTTATTTCGGATTTTCCCATTGTCCGGATATGTGCCCATTGGCCATTGAAGAAATAGGTGCTGCTCTAAAAGGATTAAGAGGCTTTTCGGATAGAGTGACGCCAGTTTTCATCTCGGTCGATCCGGAACGGGATTCCCCGGAAATTTTAAAAAAGTATGTTTCGACGTTTCCCGGAAATTCATTGGTGGCCTTGACCGGTTCTAAAAAGGATATCGATTCACTACAGTCCGGATTCGGTGTAGTTTCCAGAAAAGTGATTCTTCCTTCTAAAGCGGAAGGATACGGAGTGGATCATACTTTGCTAATCTATCTAATAGACAAAAACGGAAATATTTTGGCTGCATTTCCCACGGGAACGAATCCGGAAGATCTCACGAAAGCGATTACAGTTTGGATGGATAAAGTTTAA
- the pseC gene encoding UDP-4-amino-4,6-dideoxy-N-acetyl-beta-L-altrosamine transaminase: protein MIPYGRQNITQADIDSVIQILKSDFITQGPTIDQFEKTVSEYCGSQYALAVSNATAALHIACLALEVGAGDEVWTSPNTFVASANCALYCGAKIGFVDINPKTYNMDVDKLRLKLIEARNKNRLPKVVIPVHFAGQSCDMEEISELSKQYGFKIIEDGSHAIGGKYLGQFIGNCKYSDITVFSFHPVKIITTGEGGMLTTNSKHLHEKLSLLRSHGISRNPDLMVSESEGGWYYQQLELGFNYRMTDIQAALGISQFARLESFIEKRHRIAENYDKLLDGLPVVTPYRSPGVNSALHLYPIKLSKDAKIGRKQFFDELRRLGVGVQVHYIPVHRQPYYQKLGFKLGDFPEAEEYYESVVSLPIYYDLTHEEQLYVVEMIRNLLLK, encoded by the coding sequence ATGATTCCTTATGGTAGGCAAAATATAACACAAGCCGATATCGATTCGGTAATCCAGATTTTAAAGTCCGATTTCATTACACAAGGACCAACTATCGATCAGTTTGAAAAAACTGTTTCTGAATATTGTGGATCGCAATATGCATTAGCGGTGTCCAATGCAACCGCAGCTCTTCATATCGCTTGTTTAGCTCTTGAAGTTGGGGCAGGCGACGAAGTGTGGACTTCTCCGAATACCTTCGTGGCTTCTGCGAATTGCGCCTTATACTGTGGAGCTAAAATTGGATTCGTCGATATCAATCCTAAGACGTACAATATGGACGTTGATAAGCTTAGATTAAAACTTATTGAAGCGAGAAATAAGAATAGATTACCTAAAGTTGTGATTCCAGTGCATTTTGCGGGTCAATCTTGCGACATGGAAGAGATTTCGGAACTTAGTAAGCAATACGGATTTAAGATTATTGAGGATGGGTCCCATGCGATTGGCGGAAAATATTTGGGCCAGTTTATCGGAAATTGCAAATATTCTGATATAACAGTGTTTAGCTTTCATCCGGTTAAGATAATTACGACAGGAGAGGGTGGAATGCTTACAACCAACTCAAAGCATTTACATGAGAAATTATCGTTACTGCGATCGCATGGAATTAGCCGAAATCCTGATCTTATGGTTTCCGAATCGGAAGGGGGCTGGTATTATCAGCAACTTGAGCTTGGTTTTAACTATAGGATGACTGACATACAAGCGGCGTTAGGTATTAGTCAATTCGCAAGACTTGAAAGCTTTATTGAAAAAAGACATAGAATAGCTGAGAATTACGATAAGCTGCTGGATGGATTGCCGGTGGTCACACCTTATCGTAGTCCTGGAGTCAATTCTGCATTGCATCTCTATCCGATTAAATTATCGAAGGACGCAAAAATCGGCCGTAAACAATTTTTCGATGAGTTACGACGTCTCGGGGTGGGAGTTCAGGTCCATTATATTCCCGTTCATCGTCAGCCCTATTATCAAAAATTGGGTTTTAAGTTAGGGGATTTTCCGGAAGCGGAAGAATATTATGAATCTGTTGTTAGCCTTCCCATCTATTATGATTTGACGCACGAAGAGCAACTATACGTCGTAGAGATGATCCGAAATTTGCTGCTAAAATGA
- a CDS encoding PseG/SpsG family protein — translation MRATFLTEGTSQTGYGHLSRTKSLYQAAESLGFDCFILANYDVNASVYLDGLNVENFDWKKRSFESVTYLNDSELVFFDSYQAGIKNIKEIVSNAEDSVKFAYIDDFNRLDYPNGTIINYSVGSNSEMYEGQSGKKSYLLGPRYALLAKEYWQLSNQRPEISKSIETILLTFGGADNANLTKIALETLSKNFPSISFEVIIGPGNTSFDSFSSNNKKVRLNRSLSISDMKTLIERADLCLTACGHTTYEIAATGRPMIAVLSADNQKLNAQGWKAKGIPVLNGLDSNFRNNLIEIFLRTSPSEVRKSLSEIASTVVDPRGAINVIKTFIASN, via the coding sequence ATGCGTGCGACATTCTTGACCGAAGGCACTTCGCAAACAGGCTACGGTCATTTATCACGAACGAAATCTTTGTATCAGGCTGCGGAATCGTTAGGCTTCGATTGCTTCATTCTCGCTAACTATGATGTTAATGCATCAGTATATCTGGATGGATTGAATGTAGAGAATTTCGATTGGAAAAAACGATCATTCGAATCCGTCACTTATCTTAATGACTCTGAGTTGGTATTCTTCGATAGCTACCAAGCTGGAATAAAAAACATAAAGGAAATCGTCTCGAACGCGGAAGATTCCGTAAAATTCGCTTACATTGATGATTTTAACCGTCTGGATTATCCGAACGGCACGATCATAAATTATTCGGTCGGTTCGAATTCTGAAATGTATGAAGGTCAGTCCGGGAAAAAATCCTACTTGCTAGGACCGAGATATGCGCTTCTTGCAAAAGAGTATTGGCAACTTTCAAATCAGAGACCGGAAATTAGCAAGAGTATCGAGACGATATTACTTACATTTGGCGGGGCGGATAACGCGAATTTAACAAAAATCGCTTTGGAAACTCTAAGTAAAAACTTTCCGAGTATTTCATTTGAAGTAATTATCGGCCCCGGTAACACGTCCTTCGATTCGTTTTCCTCGAACAACAAAAAGGTCAGGCTTAACAGATCATTATCAATTTCTGATATGAAGACATTAATTGAAAGAGCAGACCTATGCTTGACCGCTTGCGGTCACACGACTTATGAAATTGCTGCTACCGGCCGTCCAATGATTGCGGTTTTAAGTGCGGATAATCAAAAATTAAATGCTCAAGGTTGGAAAGCGAAAGGTATTCCCGTGCTAAATGGACTTGATTCGAATTTTCGAAATAACCTTATCGAAATTTTTCTGAGAACATCGCCCTCAGAGGTCCGAAAATCTCTTTCGGAAATTGCCAGTACTGTCGTTGACCCGAGAGGAGCCATCAACGTGATAAAAACTTTCATCGCATCGAACTAA
- a CDS encoding N-acetyl sugar amidotransferase — protein sequence MIKYCRRCVMPDTKPNLFLDEEGICNACRSYENRKVVNWDLRKEELMVLLNKYRSKDSSNWDCIVPVSGGKDSTFQVVRLLQLGMNPLCVTASTCDLTEIGRKNIENIKQLGVDYLEFSPNPRVRAKLNYIGLTKVGDISWPEHVSIFTIPVRVAVQYNIPLIIWGENSQNEYGGPAADSDRNVLDRRWLEEFGGLLGLRVSDLVGIDGIAQKDLIPYTYPTDDDLRKVGVTGLFLGYYLPWDGYSNSLLAQAHGFQTWYKVTEGSIVNYENLDNYQTAIHEFFKFIKFGFGRASDHASLHIRRGRLTREDGIYLVSKHDGKFPSTYLDRPLSEILKPLGMTVDEFVRVADKFTNKKLFLKDSRGNLIKDKEMNLTKVNYDNLD from the coding sequence ATGATCAAGTATTGCAGAAGATGCGTAATGCCCGATACAAAGCCGAACCTTTTTCTTGATGAAGAAGGCATATGTAATGCATGTCGAAGTTACGAAAATCGCAAGGTCGTAAATTGGGATCTTCGTAAAGAAGAGCTTATGGTACTTTTGAATAAATACCGCTCCAAGGATTCATCCAATTGGGATTGCATAGTTCCGGTTAGTGGGGGAAAGGACAGTACTTTTCAGGTCGTTCGCTTATTACAACTCGGAATGAATCCGCTTTGCGTTACGGCTTCTACTTGCGACCTAACGGAAATTGGAAGAAAAAATATAGAAAACATTAAGCAGCTAGGAGTCGATTACTTGGAGTTTTCCCCTAATCCTAGAGTTAGGGCTAAACTAAACTACATAGGCTTAACGAAGGTCGGCGACATTTCTTGGCCCGAGCACGTAAGTATTTTTACGATTCCGGTAAGAGTTGCAGTTCAGTATAATATTCCTCTAATTATTTGGGGCGAGAACTCTCAGAACGAATATGGCGGACCCGCCGCCGACTCAGATAGAAATGTCTTGGATCGTAGATGGTTGGAGGAGTTCGGAGGTCTTCTTGGTCTTAGAGTTTCGGATTTGGTCGGAATTGACGGCATCGCGCAGAAAGATTTGATACCGTACACGTACCCGACGGACGATGACCTAAGGAAGGTTGGTGTCACGGGTTTATTTTTAGGTTACTATCTTCCCTGGGACGGCTATTCGAATTCACTTTTAGCTCAGGCGCACGGATTTCAAACTTGGTACAAGGTTACTGAAGGTTCGATCGTAAATTACGAAAATTTGGATAATTATCAGACGGCTATCCATGAATTTTTTAAGTTTATTAAGTTCGGCTTCGGAAGAGCAAGCGATCACGCTTCTTTGCATATTCGAAGGGGCCGATTGACGAGGGAGGACGGGATTTATCTCGTATCGAAGCATGACGGAAAGTTTCCTTCAACTTATTTGGATAGGCCGCTCTCCGAGATTTTAAAACCGCTCGGTATGACTGTGGATGAGTTTGTACGTGTTGCCGATAAATTTACGAATAAAAAGCTCTTTTTAAAAGATTCCCGAGGAAACCTAATTAAAGATAAGGAAATGAATCTTACAAAGGTTAATTATGATAACCTGGATTAA
- a CDS encoding cytidylyltransferase domain-containing protein, which yields MKTAFVIQARMTSSRLPGKILKEILNKPLLEYQVERLRRVKEADGIVIATTINETDLPVVELCKKLDVPYYRGSEIDVLSRYYEAATYFGLNDIIRVTSDCPVIDPGIVSKVIKSYLESKNSIDYASNSLERSYPRGMDTEIFSYEALTRAHLEAREPAHREHVTAYIYANPDKFRLKSIVSSIDNSNFRLTVDTPEDFQLIKVIIEALYPKNHEFGIDEIINFLNEFPEHLKINEHVIQKKL from the coding sequence ATGAAGACCGCATTTGTAATCCAAGCTAGAATGACTTCCTCTAGGCTTCCGGGGAAGATTCTGAAAGAAATATTAAATAAACCTCTGCTCGAATATCAAGTAGAACGTTTGCGAAGGGTGAAGGAAGCGGATGGAATCGTAATTGCGACTACGATTAACGAGACCGATCTTCCTGTCGTTGAATTGTGTAAGAAACTGGATGTTCCTTATTATCGGGGATCGGAGATCGATGTTCTTTCCCGTTATTATGAAGCAGCTACTTATTTCGGTTTGAACGATATTATCCGGGTAACTTCGGATTGTCCCGTTATCGATCCGGGGATCGTTAGTAAGGTCATCAAATCTTACTTAGAATCCAAAAATTCAATCGATTATGCTTCCAATTCCTTGGAACGGAGCTATCCTCGCGGGATGGATACGGAAATTTTCTCATATGAAGCTTTAACTAGAGCTCATCTAGAAGCGAGAGAACCTGCTCATAGAGAGCATGTTACCGCCTACATTTACGCTAATCCTGACAAGTTCAGGTTAAAGAGCATAGTTAGTTCGATTGATAATAGCAATTTTAGATTAACTGTTGATACACCTGAAGACTTTCAGTTGATTAAAGTTATAATCGAAGCTCTTTACCCCAAGAATCATGAATTTGGAATTGATGAAATTATAAATTTTCTCAACGAGTTCCCTGAGCATTTAAAGATCAATGAACATGTTATTCAGAAAAAACTATAA
- a CDS encoding ABC transporter permease, with protein MISNIIQKFGKPEVVDQKWDLVIRPKEGLFSLHLADLWNYKDLIFLFVKRDFISLYKQTILGPLWYIVQPLASTVIYTIIFGKIANVSTDGVPHFIFYLSGTVLWSYFADCLIATSNTFVANAGIFSKVYFPRLAVPVSIVVSSLIKFAIQFATFLAFYFYFILKGATLEMQWSVILLPIFILQIAILGLGFGVMVSSMTTKYRDLSLLVAFGVQLWMYATPVVYPLSLVPEQFKLLYNLNPMANLIENFRFSFLGHGHLDLYAWAQSWIITVLVFFIGIVIFSRAERDFVDTV; from the coding sequence ATGATAAGTAACATTATACAGAAATTCGGGAAGCCGGAGGTCGTTGATCAAAAATGGGATTTGGTCATTCGTCCGAAAGAAGGGTTGTTTTCATTGCACTTGGCCGATCTTTGGAATTATAAGGATCTAATATTCTTATTTGTTAAAAGGGATTTTATTTCCCTTTATAAGCAGACTATTCTTGGGCCTCTATGGTATATAGTGCAGCCATTGGCTTCTACCGTGATTTATACGATAATTTTTGGTAAAATTGCCAACGTTTCGACGGACGGAGTGCCGCATTTTATTTTTTATTTATCCGGCACTGTCCTTTGGAGTTATTTTGCTGATTGCCTGATTGCTACTTCGAATACCTTTGTGGCTAATGCAGGGATTTTTAGCAAAGTTTACTTTCCTCGGTTGGCAGTCCCGGTTTCGATAGTAGTCAGTAGTCTTATTAAATTCGCGATTCAGTTTGCTACCTTTTTAGCATTTTATTTTTACTTTATTCTTAAAGGCGCAACACTAGAAATGCAATGGTCCGTAATTTTGCTTCCGATTTTTATTCTCCAAATCGCAATTCTAGGTTTAGGATTTGGAGTTATGGTCTCTTCTATGACTACCAAATACAGAGATCTATCGCTTCTTGTGGCATTCGGGGTTCAGCTTTGGATGTACGCAACGCCAGTTGTATACCCTTTATCGCTTGTTCCTGAGCAATTTAAGCTTTTGTATAATTTAAATCCCATGGCTAATTTGATTGAAAATTTTCGATTCTCCTTTTTAGGGCATGGACATTTGGATCTTTATGCCTGGGCGCAAAGCTGGATTATTACTGTTTTGGTTTTTTTCATAGGTATCGTGATCTTTTCGCGGGCAGAAAGGGATTTTGTCGATACCGTTTGA